The Capsicum annuum cultivar UCD-10X-F1 chromosome 1, UCD10Xv1.1, whole genome shotgun sequence sequence GACTTTATTAAAGAGGTTTCAGGGACAAAGATGTAATAGTATTTGAAGGTGCGAGTGGTGTGATTATGAATTATTTATGAAAGGAAGACAATCTCATTTCCATGGAGGTGATGCTGCAAGACGAAAAGGTATTGATATCTCAAGTTTAAAATTAGTCGTGCGTGTATATTTTGACGCAGAGGCGGATCTAATGGGGGTTCAGGGGTGGCATGGCATCCGCAAACTTCGATCGAAAAActctgtgtgtatatatatatatatatatatatatatatttaagtgtCACCCGGTGCAACAGTTGAGGAAGTAGTGTCAGTGGCAAATGCGCTGAAATTTCACATAGTATACCAGAGTTCAAATTCAGATGCTAGcattattttgttactttttgatCACTATTCTATTTTCTATAAGTTTTTTCCTCTTGACTTAATCTTTGTTTGACTCATTTTTTTGGGTAATCTTTGTTTAAAGTTTTTTAACTTAAGTGTAGAACATAGTTGAAGATTCCTTCTTCCATCAAATTTATTGTTAACCTCTCCtcgtaaatcataataatgatgTTTGGCTTGATGTTATAATTTCTTAACAATAGAATTGGAAATATCCATTGAATGTTGACAACTATTTTGTACTTTTACGctgactgataagttgaatttaaCTCTAGTTTACACAATTTgtagtaataacaacaacaacaacaaattcagtgtattcccacatagtggggtctgaggaggtaAAATATATGCAGCCCATACATTACCTCCAAAAAAGTAGAAAGATTGTTTTCGAtagtttttataataataatcacatttttattatttgatctatttgtctatacaaattgaaaagacaaataatcaAATCGAAATTCAAAGTCTATAATCGAtaaaatatttgtcttatttggggAAGTGTAAATAGCAAAACGTAAAGCAAAAAATTAACTGATTTTCAACTGAATTCGTAAAAATTAGGTTCTTCGATaatgtttcaatgaaattttccttcaaaaatctCTTACTAACAAGCCAAATTTCAGTGGGACGCTCATAAAAAGTATCCTTTTTAAGTAGTAGCTTTAACGTTAAAAGTGACATGGCGCCCGCAACCTCGAAATCCTAGATCCGCCTCTGTTTTGACGTAATtcaattatgaatataatatatgtGTTGAGTTTTTTATAGGGAGATCGTATCCACGCCACTATTGAGAGAGATATTATGTGTTTGTTCAAGGAAAAAAGTTAAGGCTATATACAATGAAAAATTTTGTGGTTGGTCCAAATACTTTCAAATTTAAGATCACTAAGCACAAGATGAGGTTGACATTTTACAAACGGAACAATTGTTGATGAAATAAATGATCCACTCTTTGGTGAATATCTTCAATCTACAGCCTTATAAACACTTGATTGCCCAAGTGGACGTTGACGAGAACGAACTGTTTGATAATTATCATAACAATTTTATATTGTAATATACATTACtgtatttttaattgatttattatgatttttgaattttgtattaGATGTCGTTGGTGAGATTGTTGGTCATGAGGGAGTTCAATCGCATGCGAAGATCAGTGTTTTATGAATGTCGAGCTACATGACCACCTATCGACCTGTAGGAGTAAAATGTGCATTAGACTGTTGAACAAACATCTGTTAGTTAATCTTTTCCGCAAGATTCCTCTTTGTGTCGTTATTGTGTCACCCAATTAACTAAATGATCATTATTCTTAATGGTCTTGGTGTCTGTCAATAGAGTAAACTACTGCAACCATTTCTTTCGAGGAAGTTATTTCATAAGAATCTGTTAGTTAAGAGAATCCTTTTTACTTTTGTTCATTTGGTAAATGTGCtgatttaagttattttttataaatctattttgatgattttttttttttaaaaaaaatgttatcCACGAATCGTGCGGGTACTATACTAGTAATGTTAAAATTGTATTTAAAAatgtattatatatgtatttagctatttttggtataaaaaaaaaagttaggctATGAACTGTAAGAATAAAAATGTGTTATAATTGGTAAGTAAGGttatatatttatactatttatGTAAATGTCTCTTTAATCTTGGAGATAAAGATACTTAataaaggataaattacacaaaaatacaaatttaagagaaataaatatatataaaaaaaataacttttaaaatatttcataaaatttagtattctccttttcctcttgatatatattaaataagGTTGTAACAAATTTCCGTTTATTTTAGGAGAGTAAATAATGAGAGAGAATCTcttaaatatcttttaaaaaaattaaattaaaaaaatttcgtCAGATCTTATcatttgtaatttataatttggttcaatttttttccatctatattaatctatttttttccttaaaattttgaaatttttaccaTGTGCATCATGTTGACAAGCATTCATATTCTCTTGAAAAATCTTCATCTGTAAAAGCCAAACTCATCCATCAAGTTGATATCTAATTGAATTCACcaatttcattatctttttttttaatctttttatcaattttaaattttttttcaacctTGAAGTCAATACCCATTAAGGAAAAGAGGAGAAATTGAACAATCAGTTGCTAGATTTTCAATGAGAACGATCAAGGTGGCGGTGGTGGTGCAAATAAACGACTAGGGGGTGCGATGGCCAAGGTGGCGGTGGTGCTGCAGACGAACACAAATGGGATGATGGTGGTGGATTATATGTATCAATCATAAGTAtcaagatatatacatatatcaatcatatgtataaatatatatatttgatacatacataaatacatatcaaaAACTTGTGTACCCTTTTAACAATTTTAAGGATGATGCATGTGTTTTTTGGTCATTTAATGATTTCACCACCCTCATTCAATTTGAgtatttttcaattgatacatatgatagttttatttaattttgtgataCATTTTGTATGTGCACCATTGATGAGTTTTAACCTGTGAGAAACGATATGTAGCACTAATATAATAgcataaaaaatatgtattaatCTGGTTAATcagttataaaaaatatatacataccaATATGAATCATAATAATGTATCACCAACATTTGGAAGAAACAAAAACTACTCATAGAACAACGTAAGTGTTGatatgtatcataatgatacatctgGAATAATTAACCTACAATAATGTATcttcatgatacatttttatttgGTGAATGTTGACAGACATATAGTTCGATGATTAATATTCCTGTGAATTATTAGGAACAATACATATTTAAACACAATTTCAAATGATGTAAGATTATAAATCGATACATATTAATTTGACATATGACTAAACTAACATAATTTGTTACGTATTCCTAAGATATAATGATGATACATATCTCTACTTTATTTAATTGATATTTAAAATCACTGTAAAACAGTTAACACCATAATACTTATTGAACATCATAACAAAGTAAGGCAACAACCCAACTTGTTGAAATCATAATATATTGCAATTTCAAATGAATTACAAATATGAATCACAAATACCCAACTACATTCTATATGACAATGCTACCTGAtgtatcacaaatataaatataataattcagAATCAAAATGCATTGGAATGTTGCTTCAAAATGAATCACAAATATGAAACATAATAGATTGAGTATTTGTGATTCATTTTGAAGCCTACCACCCAACACCAAGTTGGTCACCATTCAAATATCAACGTCAACTCGACCACCCAAAGTGATGCCTACCAGAAAAACATAGCATTCACCACCTAACACAGTTTCAACGAAATCAAAATCATTTATTATTCTGACGAAATTCAAATCATTGAACAAGCACCGTTCTAGTAAAATTCAAATCGCCAATATTGTTgtctttttaaattcaaagttcagaaaaaataaaattttaaagaaaaaaaagaaaagattaatagagATGGAAGAAATTGAACCAGATTCTAGTTCTTGAATCACGAAATCAATCGTAAAAACTCTCTGTTTTGAGTGTTGAAAAAAAAGGGGAAATTGAAGGGTGGTGGTAGCAATAAGTTTTTGAAAATTGGAATTGAGGTAGTGTTGTTGATTGTTAATGGTGTTAATTGGGGGAGAAGGTGAAATGGAGGAGTCCAAACAATTTTTACTTGATTTACTGCTCTAAATAAATGCAATTATGTTATAAGCAATTATGTTATTTCCTCATTTAACTAATTGATTTgtttcaaatgtatcacaatCAATATGTATCAAGGCTTAAGTTATGTATCACAAAAGACAGTATAcgaaattttatataattgagcAAAATTATAGTAAAAGGTGTCGTTGGCTCCTTAACTTATGGAATTTGTGTAAGTTACCCCTTTATATAAGCTAAAAAGTTAATAGAATAGCAAATGGGGTTTAGTGGGTGTGGGCTTATATTTTGGTCAAAATagcttttaagttattttttactTAATCTGTGAGATAAAGAAACTTTATATATGCAAGGGCAAAAATGCAAATATGACAATTCTTAATGGATTAACGATTTACCTTATAAGAAAACTGAATAATCCAACCCCGCATCGATAAACCATTAACAATAAGAGGCATAATTCGTTCACTAACCACTAATCCAACAATCTATTACCAATAAGTCAATACATTAATTTTGTGATTGAATTACCGGTTACAATTCAATTTGGAACTGCCCTAGCATAAACATTTGATTTTAAGATATTAGTAGTTTGTATCTTGGgagataaatttatatttttgtgttcTTCATTTATAGCCTCAAAGCTCATTTCAAaggttaaatttatatttttgtgtcCTTCATTTATAGCCTCAAAGCTCAAATTGACGGTATTGTGATAAGTGCTGAAAAATACACGTGGAATGGAAGGAATTGTGTTAACCTCAGACGAGAAAGGCTTGTAAATAACTTCCAGACCAGCTTGTTTCAGACCTGTGTTGTCAATGTAGTTTCAAGGAGATACTTAACAACACAAGAGGGAGACCGGGGGGGTGAGGGGGCAACTGCAAACACCAGAAGAACTGTTCATTATCCGATGACACAAAAAGTCCGCCACCTCAGTAATCATCAAAATCAGACATGTCATCGGATAAATCCTCATCCCCACAAGCCTCAAATGAAAATTCAAGACCCTCCGGAGAGTCATGAGGGTGCTTCACATCTTTAATCTGCCAGGAAATTCTCTTACTCAAGACTTGGTTGACATTAACATATTTGCATAGACGCAAGTCGAGATACAAGATGAAGACAACTATCAAGAATAGCTTGGAGGCCTTTATTGGTTATACTGTTCCCAATGAGATGGAGGTGGTGCAAGGTAGGCAGGTTTTTAGCAATAGCTAGAGCCTCTTCATTTCTTTCATCTTCATTATCAGAATCATCGCCTGCTGATCCCATATACAATGACTTATTAAATTCAAATGACTTCAACCGTGGGCAATAGCGTCCAAGAGCTTCAATGCCTTCCACTGTAATGGCAGTGTGAGTCAGACTCAACTCCTCCAACAATGGAAACTTTTGAACTGCCTCAACCAAGCtgacacataccttaaattagcaACATGCAGTACTAATAAGCCTCTTCAGATTGCCTGATCTGCTGAACAAAAGTAGAAATGAATCAATTGATGTGCCTGGTTACTGAAACAATATATCACCAAACACAATCAGGCCTAATACAGAAGACTAGCACAAGGTATAACAATATATCACCAAACACAATCAGGCCTAATACAGAAGACTAGCACAAGGTATATGATACTCCTTACGTgcgtcttacttttctttttagctcAAAAAGAGTCTCTTTCTATATTTAATAAGTTATTCCGTTCAAACATCCTACATGGCAAGTTAAAGACCACAAGATTTAACAGATAACACACATCTTTaatcaagaccacaagattcaaaaatcttccttttatttcttaaactccatccCCAGACAAATTAAGACACTTAAGTTGGGACGGAAGGAGTCGTAAggtaaaacaaacaaaaaaacagaTAAAACAACACGCTTTCTCTGCAAACAGATTTAGTGAACAAGCAGTTTCTGTCGGGGAAATAATAGAAGGAATTAAATTTTACCGGCAACACAAACACAACGAGTAAAGAAGTACAACAATAATCTGTATGTAAAAAGGCCCAACATACAGATTCATCTCTTCACTCTTCTTATTGCAGTCTGGAAGATaggaaattcatgaaaataattttttgttctttGATATGAGTTAGAGGTCGTTTTCCTATTTCACAGAGTAACCactatcttcttttcttttttttcctctcaagTACTTCCCATGAGTTCCGCTCTTGTTCCAATAGTTGGACTCTTGCATTAAACAAGTTAGGAATTCAAAGTGCTTTACAACTAAAGATTATTGTATGATGAACATTATTCTCAAAAGACTTGTATAAGAGTTGTACAAGACCATGGGAACGGAGAAGTATGCTTTACAAATACCAGAGTATGATAGAAGGAAGATGGGAATTTACGCCAAAAAACTACCAGAAATGCATAATCCATGTTACACGAGGAGGAACGTCAACATTTAAAAGTTCATGGGACATTCATTAGATTATGTCAACTGTACATGTATCAGGAGGTGAATAGGTCCTAAATATGGATACATGTCATGTTAACTAAACTGTAAATAAGATCAACATTCGAGAAATTTATGATGAAGCCTTTCTCTTGTATACAAGTGAATCATGGCTAGGTCTTTTAAATGGTATCACCGCCTAAGCGAAAAGCACTGGGATTTAATGAAAGTgtaaatggagaaaaaaatgcaATATGTATGTTTAGTCCAGACCAATAATAATAagcatgaataaaaaatatatggagaaagaaattataagaaaattatgataagtgaaatatcaattgtttagtgacGCCTCTTTAGGAGTGGGTCATTAAAAACAGAAAGCGAGGCTACTCCTTGATGTCAACTACACTTAGAGCCTTGATGATAACACTGAAGTGCACACTAAGCGAGGCAAAGTGCTCAACATGTTTTGCGTCTCACTTCAAGGCTTGAGCGTGCCTTTGACATTAGAAACAGAAAGCGAGGCTACTCCTTGATGTCAACTACACTTAGAGCCTTGATGACAACGCTGAAGTGCACACTAAGCGAGGCAAAGCGGTCAACATGTTTTGCGTCTCACTTCAAGGCTTAAGCGTGCCTTTGACAACACAGCCGGCCTCTCAGCCAGTTATGAATCTATAGTGAACAGGAGTCGGACAAAAATGAAACATCTAGAACTTAAAAAGTTTGGCAAATGCCTATTGTATAACATCTTAACATTGTGCTCAGTCGAACATGCATAAAGTAGGACAAATGGGGTAAATTTATTAAGAAGTTCTTCCAACTTCTCTTTTCCAGATTAACTTTTATACACAGTTTAGCATATAAAACTACATTAATCCTGTAAAAACTCACCATAAAGTCAGTGTATTTAAGTTATATTCCCCTCCATGTATGTACACCCCAATCTACGCCAACCAAGGCAACAAAGCTAAACtctttcaaatttgaaaaaaaagaaaactgaaacgGTTACaaaggaaacatgaaagactaaCAAATAAACATTaacattacaacaacaacaacaaaccaagtgTAATCACACAAGTGAGGTCTAAAGAGTTAGTGTGTAAGTAGGCCTTACCCCTACTTTGTGTATGTAGAAAGTTGTTTCCAGTCCCAAATAACGAGATAAGGAAAGCAATTCAAAGCAGTATTGCCACAAAATACGGAAGTTAAGAAGCCAGGGCAAATAATAAGGAAAGCACTAAATAATATGTTGAAAGAAGGAACAGTAGCAACAATACGAATTCACGACCAAAAAACTACGATACTTGAAAAACAAGAAACAATGAATAGTAACAGAAATCAGAAGACAAGAAACTACGAGAACAATACTATACTACAGGTATATCGAAGGAGAAAGAGATACAGTGCTACAAACTAACCACCAAATTTACCCTACCTTTAGCGCTCAACTACCAACTACCCATATACCTAATTCACAACCTCCATATCCCCTGCCCAATTCTTTCTCCATCCCAATTGGAATTTCGAGATCCAAACTTTCAAACTCTGATCGTGAATTGGGACATAGAAGCTTCAAATTTTTGgaaataaaatttgtatatttGAACTCTACTtaaaaagtactacaaatcatactccctccgtcccattttatgttgcaccttttcctttttagttcgccCAAAAAGAATATTATCGTACTACAATTAGAaacaattcaactttaaaattacCCTTTTACCTTAATGAAGTGATATACAACTACACAAATATCTAACGATTGTTTTAGatcacaagtttcaaaagtcatttctttttctcaaatatcatgtcaAGTTAAATGGTGTCAtataaaataggatgaatagggtaataattgaaaaaaaaaaaaaaaggaacagtCTGATGTATTAAAGTTCCACTATGTGCAGAATGGGGAGAAGGGCCCAGATACTAGTGGCCTAAAGCGAAACTTCAACAAGAAACCTTAagtttttcattaagaaaaagaattatcataattttattttaaatgatttgctTTTAGCCATTTTAGATgcaaaattattaataatttactttttctaATAACTCTTTTGATTGATAATATAGTTAATTCATATTAATCTCtttgatacattgttgatcttacataatattttattaatttcacaTTTGAAAAACTTAGTAGGGACAATTTCTCTTAACacttacattttaaaaataaatctacTTTATAATTGGTATTGagatatgaataaaaaaatataaaataacaaatcttcaatgcaaaatAACAAAAGATAAATCAATCTAACCTAGTTCGAAATATAGAAATTGGTAATTGAAGTTTATCTAATGAAGAATTTACAGAATTGAGGAAAGCTTAAGTAAAATATAAGGATATGtaacactaaaaaaaataaagtacaagTAGAAAAACAAAATTAGAGGAAAAAATTATGTGGTTGTAATGATGATGATTGTATATAAATGATGAAGAGGGCTATTCACAATATTCCCAAAAATATTACTCCTTTTACTTTTGCAATTTATTTCAAAGAATTTcagcattttttcttcttttctctttttttttttttaaaattacatgtACCTATACAAAATTATGAGGCCCTGTAATAGTGAGGCCTAAAGCAATTGCTTGGGCCGCTTTATAAGAGTCTATGCAGTCTTACTTTGCATTTCTATCCGATAGtatttcaagtaataatttatCAGTTAACTCAAGGCTCCCGGTAATAATTAATctataataatgtaataaaaattaaaaatgtgaagacccttagaaaagtgatttaaactttttgtaattcattaaaatactcttctttagacaaaattatttttcactattttttctaattgattatttaattattttttattatattaactagactttataaaatatatgggactcctaaaatatatggtaggagaattaattaatatttttctttttactaactTCCTAAATATGtgggacttctaaaatatatggtagaagaagtaattaatattttcctttctactgttcaattagaagagtactcctaaaataggactgtattaattaaggaaataattctataaatattgatatgTAGTTAAATTAGAGAACAAAACGGTCTGCCTAttaggagaatatgattgatgatcatctaacttgattcgattgcatgtctagattggtggatgcttgattttctaaccctcaacttcttcacttttttttcagCATAAATTCAACATGtgagtatatatatatcttcgttgttttcttttaaaatcattctttagggtctaAAGTTTCGCTCAAACAAGAATTAATTAGACAAAAATCGAAagtttgtgatcactattatattattttttttatagtttacaggtcataaATATTggttggttttgaataatttcttgtgtaaagattaggtttaattgtatagttttgatatttttattatcttattattctattttaatttacaaatgctaaatgaatgtgggtcggctttgaaattttttttaagtaaaggttaaatttaattgtattatcgtaatatctcattggtttgttattttgtggtttgtagatgaatctcgattagttttgagaaatttttatacGTTGATCggctttgaaaaattttcttatgtaaaggttaggtttagttgtattattttgatatttttattattatattattttacttttgtttacatactcaaaagatattaaattttaaactaataacttaaattatataaaaggtaTATAACGAAATTCGATCAAAGAAAATTTTggtaataattaataacttaaaatatataaaaggcaTATAAAAAATTTCAGTCAAAGAAAATTTTGGTTGCTCTCCAAATTCCAACAGTGCCACATAACTAGGAACCGAAATATTTCACAGTGGAAGCATAAAATTTGGGGCAATAAATTACCTTTGAGCAATGTACTAAACAACTTATCATCGGCAAAGTGCTGCAAATTGATATCAACAAGTTCACCTCGACTATGATCAATGGCACGTCGACACATCTTTTCGAAGTGGTAAACCATTTCTCCTTCATTGGGCATGTTAACGACTAGCCACATTGAAGGTAGCTTACATATTCGGTTCCATGTAGAGCAAACTTTCCGTGCTGTCTTTAGTATCTCTTCAACGCCAAGCCTCTGTAATATGTTTTTCCATATGCCTTCTTGCAATTCCAACCATGCCGGCGTTTCCTCCATCGGCAGGTTCTTGCTTTTGCCTTCTACTCTCCCATTCATTATTTTGTTTAGGGTCTAATAGCAAAGTGGCGGAAAGATAAGGAGCCGTTGCCCTGCTTGGAGGATATTTagtttcaattgaaaaaaaaaaataataataaaggcaaTCGACATACATTTCCATACTTTGGAGTTTAAGTATAGAAATGatctatattttatataattaatgaaattttaatttttaatctgtcaagataaataattaatttttgatatatttaataaaaatatatttttttatttgtaaaggtacgtaattattttttcatatatatatttttttaattttggatttgtagagatacataatacattcaacgagatatatttttttataaagataCATCATTAgctctgtatatatttttttcgattttgaatcttTCGAAATACAttattagttgagatttttgtaatttctttgtAAGAGTGCAGATTTGTGTTAATATGATAAGTTaaagtgtatgtttatgttatttttataaaaaataaaagtataatacataaatatgaccctaaatttgacaccaaattataactttgatcttaaactttaaTAGTGCaaaaataggacctttaactattcaaaactgcataaatatgacctccgatcctacatgacaaaacgcgtgttcaacacgcaaaactgggcgagtccagcttaaaatctaagagcataatacataaatatgaccctaatttgataccaagttataactttgaccttaaactttgacagtgtacaaatataatctttaactattccaaactacacaaatatgacctttaaatgacttttcactattattttttcattattttcggctcaaagatgaaaatgggatctaatttcttttgtcattgcggaaaaagaacaatattgaagatttattaattaggtgggtcagcctcatacgaaaaaatcgcgcgggtatgtatatatattataaagcaaagggcaaatttatgttatataatatatctaagtataatttatttaactattaaattaaagatgaaactatactaataataaaagaaattataGTTTTGATAAAACGTTAGTAAATTAACGCTATTAAGGATATAgcagtatattaaattaacgttattaaaatgttagtattaaattaacgttattaaattaacgcaggggcggacctacgtgatTGCCATGGgattcacccgaaccccctcgataaaaaaattacgttgtatatataagatagaaattctatatttatgtacgtatattaatattgaaccacatgaaacaagacacttagatagccaaGTGGTGCTATTttctcttcttgggcgcttccttcagcctactgcgcgggttcgatccctactagtgattttttttaataaaaaaaaaactagatgttgctgctatagaaataaataaataaataaataaataataataataataaaaatgatgtcgttttaacacaaaaagcaaaactttgacagtgcacaaatatgacctttaactattcaaaactgcacaaatatgacctccctccaagtcagcccttttaacaacgtggcaccgtgtgattggatgagCTTTCCACGAAagcgcgagtgaaactcacgcatagAGTTGtaaaattggaggtcatatttattcatgttttgaatagttaaaggtcctatttgtgtactatcaaagtttaaagtcaaagttataatttggtgtcaagtttagggtcatatttatgtattatgccaaaaaTAAATGGTTAACTATACTAAGGGTCCATTTGCTCATCCGAGATGAAATCATAACATGAAGGTGAAGTTTTGGTTTGAATATGTAATTTGGACTTTTTATGTTATATGCGTTCTCAGAAACATAAAAGGCCGAACACATCATCAAGTCCTTCGTCTTGACGGaactttcactttgacacctcaGGTAACCTGTGTTTATTTTAAACACTTAAATCAGCCACCAACTatgtcat is a genomic window containing:
- the LOC107861864 gene encoding putative F-box/LRR-repeat protein 23, with the translated sequence MNGRVEGKSKNLPMEETPAWLELQEGIWKNILQRLGVEEILKTARKVCSTWNRICKLPSMWLVVNMPNEGEMVYHFEKMCRRAIDHSRGELVDINLQHFADDKLFSTLLKEFESLDLEIPIGMEKELGRGYGGCELGIWVCVSLVEAVQKFPLLEELSLTHTAITVEGIEALGRYCPRLKSFEFNKSLYMGSAGDDSDNEDERNEEALAIAKNLPTLHHLHLIGNSITNKGLQAILDSCLHLVSRLASMQIC